A stretch of the Panicum virgatum strain AP13 chromosome 9N, P.virgatum_v5, whole genome shotgun sequence genome encodes the following:
- the LOC120691259 gene encoding protein MIZU-KUSSEI 1-like: MPPAVVPVEDGAGAGDEATYYSCHVAWLAWWNNVRCVLASTFLPCHPAPAPSAAKPAVVRGTLFLPSTGDRRVRLFLQDHGGAADPQPADDVHFLVLDLPSGLGGADIAAAGRIVLEYQRQWAPAAAPGALLASSKWLVYCNGRRVGYAARREAPSDAEGWVLEKLRAVTAGAGRLPGGGVEYLRGRFERIGGSPDAESFHLLEPIGWPEVNGGGNGGLSIFFHRI, from the coding sequence ATGCCGCCGGCAGTCGTGCCGGTGgaagacggcgccggcgccggggacgaGGCGACGTACTACAGCTGCCACGTCGCGTGGCTCGCGTGGTGGAACAACGTCCGGTGCGTCCTCGCGTCCACGTTCCTCCCGTGccatccggcgccggcgccgtcggccgCCAAGCCCGCCGTCGTCCGTGGCACGCTCTTCCTGCCCtccacgggcgaccgccgcgtccgcctcttcctccaggATCACGGGGGTGCCGCGGACCCGCAGCCAGCGGACGACGTTCACTTCCTCGTGCTCGACCTGCCGtccggcctcggcggcgcggaCATCGCCGCGGCGGGCAGGATCGTGCTCGAGTACCAGCGCCAGtgggcgcccgccgccgctcccggcgCGCTCCTCGCCTCGTCCAAGTGGCTGGTGTACTGCAACGGCCGGCGCGTCGGGTACGCGGCGAGGCGGGAGGCGCCGTCGGACGCGGAGGGCTGGGTGCTGGAGAAGCTGCGGGCCGTGACCGCCGGCGCAGGCCGGCTACCCGGCGGAGGGGTCGAGTACCTGCGCGGGAGGTTCGAGAGGATCGGCGGCTCGCCCGACGCGGAGTCCTTCCACCTCTTGGAGCCGATCGGGTGGCCCGAAGTAAACGGCGGCGGCAACGGTGGCCTTAGCATCTTCTTCCATCGGATTTGA